One Campylobacter concisus DNA window includes the following coding sequences:
- the miaB gene encoding tRNA (N6-isopentenyl adenosine(37)-C2)-methylthiotransferase MiaB: MSKKLFIQTLGCAMNVRDSEHIIAELSQKEDYSLTQNIEEADLILINTCSVREKPVHKLFSEVGAFEKAKKRGAKIGVCGCTASHLGSEIFKRAPYVDFVLGARNVSKITKAVNTPKFISTDINHDESEYAFGEFRGSPYKSHINISIGCDKKCTYCIVPHTRGDEISIPSSLILKEVEKAAKSGAKEIFLLGQNVNNYGKRFSGVQENIDFSDLLVKISEIEGLERIRFTSPHPLHMDDKFLEIFTNNPKICKSMHMPLQSGNTKVLREMKRGYTKEWFLDRALRLRKMCPDVSISTDIIVAFPGESDSEFEDTMDVLEQVRFEQIFSFKYSPRPLTKAATFTNQIDDKTASERLTRLQNRHSEILDEIVAAQKDKIFDVYFEELRANGGVAGRSFNNFLVQVDGSEELLGTTQKVKITNPKRMVLYGELQI; encoded by the coding sequence ATGAGTAAAAAACTCTTTATCCAAACTCTAGGTTGTGCTATGAATGTTCGTGACAGCGAGCATATCATAGCCGAGCTCTCACAAAAAGAAGACTACTCCTTAACACAAAACATTGAAGAAGCTGATTTAATCCTTATAAATACCTGCTCAGTTCGTGAAAAGCCAGTTCACAAGCTCTTTAGCGAGGTCGGAGCTTTTGAAAAAGCCAAAAAAAGAGGTGCAAAGATAGGCGTTTGTGGCTGCACTGCAAGCCATTTGGGTAGTGAAATTTTTAAGCGCGCACCTTATGTTGATTTTGTTCTTGGCGCAAGAAATGTTAGCAAGATCACAAAGGCTGTAAATACGCCTAAATTTATCTCAACCGATATCAACCACGACGAGAGCGAATACGCATTTGGCGAGTTTAGAGGCTCGCCATACAAAAGCCACATCAACATCTCGATCGGCTGCGATAAAAAATGCACCTACTGTATCGTCCCGCACACCAGAGGCGATGAAATTTCTATCCCTTCAAGCCTCATCTTAAAAGAGGTAGAAAAGGCCGCAAAAAGCGGTGCAAAAGAGATATTTTTACTAGGACAAAATGTCAATAACTACGGCAAAAGATTTTCAGGCGTGCAAGAAAATATCGATTTTAGCGACCTATTAGTAAAGATAAGCGAGATAGAGGGCCTTGAGAGGATAAGATTTACAAGCCCGCACCCACTTCATATGGATGATAAATTTCTTGAAATTTTCACAAACAACCCAAAAATTTGCAAGTCTATGCACATGCCACTTCAAAGCGGAAACACCAAAGTTTTGCGTGAAATGAAGCGCGGATACACAAAAGAGTGGTTTCTAGACCGCGCGCTAAGACTTAGAAAGATGTGTCCAGATGTGAGCATCTCAACTGATATCATCGTCGCATTTCCGGGCGAAAGTGATAGCGAGTTTGAAGATACGATGGACGTACTTGAACAAGTTAGATTTGAGCAAATTTTTAGCTTTAAGTATTCGCCTCGTCCGCTTACAAAGGCAGCTACTTTTACAAATCAAATAGACGACAAGACCGCTTCAGAAAGGCTAACGCGCCTGCAAAATCGCCATAGCGAAATTTTAGACGAGATCGTGGCGGCACAAAAAGATAAAATTTTTGATGTATATTTTGAAGAGCTAAGAGCAAACGGCGGCGTTGCTGGGCGAAGTTTTAACAACTTTTTAGTTCAAGTTGATGGCAGCGAGGAGCTTCTTGGCACTACGCAAAAAGTAAAGATCACAAACCCAAAACGAATGGTTTTGTATGGCGAGCTGCAAATTTAA
- a CDS encoding tetratricopeptide repeat protein, which produces MKKFIIFLFSILLFWGCSADQISQNLGLSEPPLDPEVEQIADAIYLYNEGNYPKACKRFYDYAKDGNVLAMQQTGVCFRDGKGFSKDILRALFWFETAGRYGNIDGLRNAGYIYEYGLGVNKNLEKAIYFYEKATSLGSSEASYDLGLIYLGKNDYKKARIYLDEACYHGKEKACTKLKEMKF; this is translated from the coding sequence ATGAAAAAATTTATCATTTTTCTATTTAGCATTTTGCTATTTTGGGGCTGTTCTGCAGATCAAATTTCGCAAAATTTAGGTCTTAGCGAGCCACCACTTGATCCTGAAGTCGAGCAGATAGCAGACGCCATCTATCTATATAACGAGGGCAACTACCCAAAGGCTTGCAAGAGATTTTATGACTACGCAAAAGATGGCAACGTCCTAGCCATGCAGCAAACTGGCGTTTGTTTTCGTGACGGCAAAGGCTTTAGTAAGGATATCTTAAGGGCGCTTTTTTGGTTTGAGACAGCTGGTAGATACGGCAACATAGACGGACTAAGAAATGCTGGATACATCTACGAGTACGGCCTTGGGGTCAATAAAAATTTAGAAAAAGCGATATATTTTTACGAAAAAGCAACTAGCCTTGGCTCAAGCGAGGCTAGCTATGATCTAGGGCTTATATATCTTGGCAAAAATGACTATAAGAAAGCTAGAATTTATCTTGATGAGGCTTGCTACCATGGCAAAGAAAAAGCCTGCACGAAGCTAAAAGAGATGAAATTTTAG
- a CDS encoding tetratricopeptide repeat protein, translating to MKKVLNFGLIVAASFMLSGCWSWQKMVSFGFWQSNEEARAERLELEKEKMVQNCESGNSIDCNNLAVNFSNEKDFVKAKGYYEKACNAGLATACSNLGQIYEQGLVEEQKDLEKALKLYKLACDSGDGVGCYNEAMGLKSYIESENLKTHKIDRTKAEARVLRLLAKSCELEYAQSCFLLAKLSGDETKADALYKRACQLGKCVDKK from the coding sequence GTGAAAAAAGTTTTAAATTTCGGGCTTATCGTAGCTGCTAGCTTTATGCTAAGTGGCTGCTGGTCGTGGCAAAAGATGGTGAGCTTTGGCTTTTGGCAAAGTAATGAGGAGGCTAGGGCAGAGCGTCTTGAGCTTGAAAAAGAGAAGATGGTGCAAAACTGCGAGAGCGGAAATAGCATCGACTGCAACAACTTAGCTGTAAATTTTAGCAACGAAAAGGACTTCGTAAAGGCAAAAGGCTACTACGAAAAGGCTTGCAATGCTGGGCTTGCAACGGCGTGCTCAAATTTGGGTCAAATTTACGAGCAAGGGCTGGTTGAGGAGCAAAAAGATCTAGAAAAGGCTCTAAAACTTTATAAACTTGCTTGCGATAGTGGCGACGGCGTTGGCTGCTACAACGAGGCTATGGGGCTAAAGTCATACATCGAAAGCGAAAATTTAAAAACTCATAAGATAGATAGAACTAAGGCCGAGGCTAGGGTGCTAAGGCTTTTGGCAAAGAGCTGCGAGCTTGAGTATGCGCAGTCTTGCTTCTTGCTTGCGAAGCTAAGCGGCGATGAAACAAAGGCGGACGCACTTTATAAAAGAGCCTGCCAACTTGGCAAATGCGTGGATAAAAAGTAA
- the panC gene encoding pantoate--beta-alanine ligase, producing the protein MQIIRTIKELENFVQNASGKIGFVPTMGALHNGHVSLIKKCVSQNETSIVSTFVNPTQFLPGEDLDKYPRKEQSDIQICEQNGVSAIFIPDANELYFEDEPLIVAPKKLSAILEGKTRPGHFDGVLRVLNKLFRLTRANSVYMGKKDTQQLIIVQNMIKTFFLNIELVACDIVREPDGLALSSRNIYICDEDKCNALRLSRSLNKAQNLIQNGEEDASEIKANMLEVLEPLKVDYVAVTDRNLNEISKVEKGNTIILVAAYVGKTRLIDNIWI; encoded by the coding sequence ATGCAGATCATAAGAACTATAAAAGAGCTTGAAAATTTTGTCCAAAATGCAAGCGGCAAGATCGGTTTTGTGCCGACAATGGGCGCACTTCACAACGGACACGTTAGCCTCATCAAAAAATGTGTGAGCCAAAACGAGACAAGCATCGTCTCAACTTTTGTAAATCCAACTCAGTTTTTACCAGGCGAAGATCTGGACAAATACCCAAGAAAAGAGCAAAGCGACATCCAAATTTGCGAGCAAAACGGCGTTAGCGCTATCTTTATACCAGATGCTAATGAGCTTTACTTTGAAGATGAGCCTCTCATCGTCGCTCCAAAGAAGCTTTCAGCCATCTTAGAGGGTAAAACTAGGCCTGGGCACTTTGATGGCGTCTTAAGAGTGCTAAATAAGCTATTTCGCCTAACTCGTGCAAATAGCGTCTATATGGGCAAAAAAGACACCCAGCAACTCATCATCGTGCAAAATATGATAAAGACATTTTTCTTAAACATCGAGCTAGTAGCTTGCGATATCGTTAGAGAGCCAGACGGCCTAGCACTTTCAAGCAGAAACATCTATATCTGCGACGAAGATAAGTGCAACGCATTAAGGCTTTCAAGATCGCTAAATAAAGCGCAAAATTTGATCCAAAATGGCGAAGAGGACGCAAGCGAGATCAAGGCAAATATGCTTGAGGTTTTAGAGCCACTAAAAGTTGATTACGTCGCGGTTACAGATAGAAATTTAAATGAAATTTCAAAGGTAGAAAAAGGCAATACCATCATCTTAGTAGCCGCCTATGTTGGCAAAACTAGGCTAATAGACAACATCTGGATCTAA
- a CDS encoding dihydrolipoyl dehydrogenase family protein, translated as MKYDIVIIGFGKAGKTLAVKAAALGKKVALIERSPKMYGGTCINVGCIPTKRLITAAKEAIYADNSVENEYYTLSIENKNKLISALNSKNYAMLNDKENIDVIDGVGSFKDKNSVLVTTSNGEQKVVEGEFIIINTGSKEAYAPFEITNSNVFSSKTLLDLKTMPKHLVIVGSGFIGIEFASMFANFGSKVTIVGRSPLLKNEDEDIAKSVKDALNVQGIEILEGCEIESLKDNALNFKQDNEDRLIKADAFLVALGRVANLDDLNLKAAGVELNEKGFIKTNEHLQTNVSNIYAVGDVRGGELFTYTSLDDFRIVFSQIFGDKKRTTQNRSIHANVLFTDTPLARVGVNAKEASKLGLNFKELKLSMAAVPGAKVLNHDVGMLKAIVEASSGEILGASFHCIYANEIINEIAIAMNLKADANFFKNQIFTHPSISEALNDLFGQY; from the coding sequence ATGAAATATGACATTGTTATTATTGGATTTGGTAAGGCTGGCAAGACGCTAGCTGTAAAGGCTGCTGCGCTTGGCAAAAAAGTCGCTCTAATCGAGAGATCGCCAAAGATGTATGGAGGCACTTGCATAAATGTGGGCTGCATACCGACAAAGCGTCTAATCACAGCTGCAAAAGAGGCGATATATGCAGATAATAGCGTTGAAAACGAGTATTACACGCTTAGCATAGAAAACAAAAATAAGCTAATCTCAGCTTTAAATTCTAAAAACTATGCGATGCTAAATGATAAAGAAAATATCGACGTGATCGATGGCGTTGGCTCGTTTAAAGATAAAAATAGCGTCCTAGTTACGACATCAAATGGCGAGCAAAAAGTCGTTGAAGGCGAGTTTATCATCATAAATACCGGCTCAAAAGAGGCGTATGCGCCATTTGAGATAACAAACTCAAACGTCTTTTCAAGTAAAACTTTGCTCGATCTAAAAACTATGCCAAAGCATCTTGTCATCGTTGGCAGCGGATTTATTGGCATCGAGTTTGCATCGATGTTTGCGAATTTTGGCTCAAAAGTGACCATCGTCGGACGCTCACCACTTCTAAAAAACGAAGATGAAGACATAGCTAAAAGTGTAAAAGATGCGCTAAACGTGCAGGGCATCGAAATTTTAGAGGGTTGCGAGATAGAGAGTCTAAAAGACAATGCACTAAATTTCAAACAAGATAATGAAGATAGGCTCATCAAGGCAGATGCGTTCTTAGTAGCGCTTGGCAGAGTGGCAAATTTAGATGATCTAAATTTAAAAGCAGCTGGCGTCGAGCTAAATGAAAAAGGCTTTATAAAGACAAATGAGCACCTTCAAACAAATGTGTCAAACATCTATGCAGTGGGCGACGTGCGCGGTGGAGAGCTTTTTACCTACACGAGCTTGGATGATTTTAGGATAGTTTTCTCGCAAATTTTTGGCGATAAAAAGCGCACTACACAAAACAGAAGTATCCATGCAAATGTGCTATTTACCGACACTCCGCTAGCAAGAGTTGGCGTAAATGCAAAAGAAGCTAGCAAGCTTGGGCTAAATTTCAAGGAGCTAAAACTTAGCATGGCAGCAGTGCCAGGAGCAAAGGTGCTAAATCACGATGTGGGCATGCTTAAAGCGATCGTTGAAGCTAGTAGTGGCGAAATTTTGGGGGCTAGCTTTCACTGCATCTACGCAAATGAGATCATAAATGAGATCGCGATCGCTATGAATTTAAAAGCAGATGCAAATTTCTTTAAAAACCAAATTTTCACTCACCCAAGCATCAGCGAAGCCCTAAATGACTTGTTTGGACAATATTAA
- the rimO gene encoding 30S ribosomal protein S12 methylthiotransferase RimO produces MPKLHLISLGCNKNLVDSEIMLGRLQNYDITDDISDADVIIVNTCGFIKSAKEESIQTILEMHEARKNGSLLVVTGCLMQRYKDELIKELPEVDLFTGVADYDKIDEIILKKQNLFSPQTYLQANEERVITGSNYHAYIKISEGCNQKCSFCAIPTFKGKLKSRSLENIVNEVKNLVKKGYYDFSFLSQDSSSYMRDQGVSDGLINLIDEIEKIKGVRSARILYLYPSTTSKGLIERIIASPIFHNYFDMPIQHISENMLKIMKRGSGAKKIKELLNLMRNAENSFLRTGVIVGHPGESEGDFDELCAFLEEFKFDRISAFAYSKEEDTASFEMEQIPAKIISKRLSKIEKITKKAINESLQKELGKQIYASLEGISSEGEMFYAAKKDIWDKDIDGEILINESDVKELEIGSLYLCEISDVVDQKLVATIVKKAK; encoded by the coding sequence ATGCCAAAACTTCATCTAATCTCGCTTGGTTGTAATAAAAATTTAGTTGATTCAGAGATCATGCTTGGGCGCTTGCAAAACTACGATATCACGGACGATATCAGCGACGCCGACGTCATCATCGTAAATACTTGTGGCTTTATCAAGTCTGCCAAAGAAGAGAGCATACAAACCATCCTTGAGATGCACGAAGCTCGTAAAAATGGCTCTTTGCTCGTGGTGACTGGCTGTCTTATGCAGCGATACAAAGATGAGCTCATAAAAGAGCTACCAGAGGTCGATCTCTTTACCGGCGTGGCTGATTATGACAAGATCGATGAGATCATCTTGAAAAAGCAAAATTTATTTAGCCCGCAGACTTATCTGCAAGCAAACGAAGAGCGTGTGATAACTGGCTCAAACTACCACGCCTACATCAAAATTTCAGAGGGCTGCAACCAAAAATGTAGCTTTTGCGCGATACCGACATTTAAGGGCAAGCTAAAATCACGCTCGCTTGAGAACATCGTAAATGAGGTCAAAAATCTAGTCAAAAAAGGCTACTACGACTTTAGCTTTTTATCACAAGACTCAAGCTCATATATGCGTGATCAGGGCGTTAGCGACGGACTAATAAATTTAATAGACGAGATAGAAAAGATAAAAGGCGTAAGGAGTGCTAGGATACTTTATCTTTATCCAAGCACGACCAGCAAAGGACTAATAGAGCGTATCATCGCCTCGCCCATCTTTCACAACTACTTTGACATGCCCATCCAGCACATCAGCGAAAATATGCTAAAGATAATGAAGCGTGGAAGTGGTGCTAAAAAGATAAAAGAGCTTTTAAATTTGATGAGAAATGCCGAAAATTCATTCTTACGAACTGGCGTCATCGTGGGACACCCAGGCGAGAGCGAGGGGGATTTTGACGAGCTTTGCGCGTTTTTAGAAGAGTTTAAATTTGATAGAATTTCCGCCTTTGCCTACTCAAAAGAAGAAGACACAGCCTCTTTTGAAATGGAGCAAATACCAGCAAAAATCATCTCAAAAAGGCTAAGCAAGATAGAAAAGATCACCAAAAAAGCAATAAACGAGAGCTTGCAAAAAGAGCTTGGCAAGCAAATTTACGCATCGCTTGAGGGCATTAGCAGCGAGGGCGAGATGTTTTACGCTGCCAAAAAAGATATCTGGGACAAAGATATAGACGGCGAAATTTTAATAAACGAAAGCGACGTAAAAGAGCTTGAGATCGGCTCGCTCTACCTTTGTGAGATTAGCGACGTGGTTGATCAAAAACTAGTCGCCACCATCGTCAAAAAAGCAAAATGA
- a CDS encoding helix-turn-helix domain-containing protein — translation MSYEVIENYVWGEKSMSNEALRMTIKKIRAKTDADLIKNISGVGYRLSGLN, via the coding sequence GTGAGTTACGAAGTGATAGAAAACTATGTCTGGGGTGAAAAATCGATGAGCAACGAAGCCCTTAGAATGACTATCAAAAAGATAAGGGCAAAAACTGACGCCGACCTCATCAAAAACATCTCAGGTGTGGGATATAGACTTAGTGGATTAAACTAA
- a CDS encoding lysophospholipid acyltransferase family protein produces the protein MASCKFKNTLEKLATSVGVFFIYILMWLIFLTCKKSYTPNFLPQNGCVVVFWHGRLSFMSFAYRRWWSSQNRKQGKVIISDHKDGELITRIIKFFGIGTIRGSSSKGGARALIEALREIKQGHDVIITPDGPRGPRHSVADGAAVIAQKSSCEIYALNFEANSFWEFKSWDKMILPKPFSTINFSLSAPFSVANLEQKEAKEKIQNELWRASQNDGGKSAEQNKEDFRSNLKIWWKKYAHKNPQISDDIREILDEIYEK, from the coding sequence ATGGCGAGCTGCAAATTTAAAAACACCCTTGAAAAGCTCGCCACGAGCGTTGGCGTCTTTTTCATCTACATTTTGATGTGGCTCATTTTTCTAACCTGCAAAAAGAGCTACACTCCAAATTTCTTGCCACAAAATGGCTGCGTCGTCGTCTTTTGGCACGGCAGGCTTAGCTTTATGAGCTTTGCTTACAGACGCTGGTGGAGCAGCCAAAACAGAAAACAAGGCAAGGTGATAATAAGCGACCACAAAGATGGCGAGCTCATCACCAGAATAATCAAATTTTTTGGCATCGGTACCATTAGAGGCAGTAGCTCAAAAGGCGGTGCAAGGGCGCTTATAGAGGCTCTAAGAGAGATAAAACAAGGCCACGACGTCATCATCACGCCAGATGGCCCACGCGGTCCAAGACACAGCGTCGCAGACGGAGCTGCGGTGATCGCGCAAAAGTCGTCTTGCGAAATTTATGCTCTAAATTTCGAAGCAAACTCGTTTTGGGAGTTTAAAAGCTGGGACAAGATGATACTTCCAAAGCCATTTTCAACTATAAATTTTAGTCTCTCAGCCCCTTTTAGCGTGGCAAATTTAGAACAAAAAGAGGCAAAAGAGAAGATACAAAATGAGCTTTGGCGGGCCTCGCAAAATGACGGCGGCAAGAGCGCAGAGCAAAATAAAGAGGACTTTAGGTCAAATTTAAAAATTTGGTGGAAAAAATATGCACATAAAAATCCGCAAATAAGCGATGATATAAGAGAAATTTTGGACGAAATTTATGAAAAATAA
- a CDS encoding membrane protein, producing MKFSFITPEPRPLLSIFSKLWLSLIGFVFVVLLVANFFIVYKNYSTKKNIEFLANEQKELSQKIVTTDEISAKLAVQIDSANDIFTSNSILKQSLHNLFDLVPDSITLEEVFMDKNSLIIRGITPTKDVFNQLLASPLRSIFTTSNTSFYQSKNGWYGFISTNKIDNSEGYNE from the coding sequence ATGAAATTTAGCTTCATCACTCCAGAACCAAGACCGCTTCTATCTATCTTTAGTAAGCTCTGGCTAAGCCTTATCGGCTTTGTCTTTGTGGTGCTTTTGGTGGCAAATTTCTTCATCGTTTATAAAAACTACTCAACCAAGAAAAATATAGAATTCCTAGCAAATGAGCAAAAAGAGCTTAGCCAAAAGATAGTCACTACGGATGAAATTTCAGCCAAGCTTGCCGTGCAGATAGACTCTGCAAACGACATCTTTACGTCAAATTCTATCCTAAAGCAAAGCCTGCACAACCTTTTTGACCTTGTGCCTGATAGCATCACGCTTGAAGAGGTTTTTATGGACAAAAACTCACTCATCATCCGCGGCATAACGCCAACAAAGGATGTCTTTAACCAGCTCTTAGCCTCGCCGCTAAGGTCGATTTTCACCACGTCAAACACTAGCTTTTATCAGAGCAAAAACGGCTGGTACGGCTTTATAAGCACAAATAAGATTGATAATTCTGAGGGATATAATGAGTAA
- the tilS gene encoding tRNA lysidine(34) synthetase TilS — MISQNALDRLSLGANLLAFSHGIDSTALFYILHEAGVKFDLAIVDHNAREQSKIEVESAKELASKFGKKIYIKSVNLGKSNFEKNAREARYEFFGEICQKYGYENLILAHQFDDKFEWFLMQLGKGAGLKELFSMSELEKREYFWLVRPLLNLRKKELQNYLDERGLRYFVDETNLDGKLKRSFVRLNFSEPFLDKYFSGVKKSFEFLEADRQILLPEITKIDDEIFIIKNDSNVVRGIDMAAKELNVLLSKAQKDELSINLAKQTSVVLSGKIAVGYANEFVLVTPFCKAVMPKIFKEKARILKLPAINRGYLFANGVQIENLSKFFSK, encoded by the coding sequence ATGATAAGCCAAAATGCGCTTGATAGGCTAAGCTTGGGCGCAAACCTGCTTGCCTTCTCGCACGGCATCGATAGCACTGCACTTTTTTACATTCTACACGAGGCTGGGGTCAAGTTTGATCTAGCCATAGTCGATCACAACGCCAGAGAGCAGAGTAAAATTGAAGTTGAAAGCGCCAAAGAGCTTGCTAGTAAATTTGGCAAAAAAATCTACATAAAAAGCGTAAATTTAGGTAAGTCAAATTTTGAAAAAAACGCACGTGAGGCGAGGTATGAGTTTTTTGGAGAAATTTGCCAAAAATATGGCTATGAGAATTTGATCCTAGCGCATCAGTTTGATGATAAATTTGAGTGGTTTTTAATGCAGCTTGGCAAGGGCGCTGGACTAAAAGAGCTCTTTAGCATGAGCGAGCTTGAGAAGAGGGAGTACTTTTGGCTGGTTAGGCCGCTTTTAAATTTACGCAAAAAAGAGCTTCAAAACTACCTTGACGAGCGAGGTTTGCGCTATTTTGTCGATGAGACAAATTTAGATGGCAAGCTTAAAAGAAGCTTTGTGAGACTAAATTTTAGTGAGCCATTTTTGGACAAGTATTTTAGCGGCGTGAAGAAAAGCTTTGAGTTTTTGGAGGCTGATAGGCAAATTTTGCTACCAGAGATCACAAAGATAGATGATGAAATTTTCATTATAAAAAATGATAGTAACGTGGTTCGAGGCATCGATATGGCGGCAAAAGAGCTAAATGTGCTCTTAAGCAAGGCTCAAAAAGATGAGCTAAGCATAAATTTAGCAAAGCAAACAAGCGTGGTGCTAAGCGGCAAGATCGCCGTTGGCTACGCTAATGAATTTGTTTTAGTGACGCCATTTTGCAAAGCCGTAATGCCAAAAATATTTAAAGAAAAAGCTAGAATTTTAAAGCTCCCAGCGATAAATAGAGGCTATTTATTTGCAAACGGCGTTCAAATAGAAAATCTCTCTAAATTTTTTAGCAAATAG
- the prfB gene encoding peptide chain release factor 2 → MDSYEYNELLKKLQTKVENIGSIVKPDEIKARLKEIEDTEQDPDFWQDIARAGALNKEKTKISNMLAKFSDANQAVSDAKELFELANSENDEETINSLFEDAKNLDEKIVNLEISMLLSGEDDGKNAIVSIHPGAGGTESNDWASMLYRMYLRFCEREGFKVETLDFQEGEEAGLKDVSFIVKGENAYGYFKAENGIHRLVRTSPFDSAGRRHTSFSSVMVSPEVDDDIEIEIEEKDLKIDTYRASGAGGQHVNKTESAIRITHIPTGIVVQCQNDRSQHKNRATAMKMLKSRLYELELMKQQEASNSVEKSEIGWGHQIRSYVLFPYQQVKDNRSGEAYSQTDAILDGDIKKMIEGVLIAQKAEA, encoded by the coding sequence TTGGATAGTTACGAATACAACGAGCTTTTAAAGAAGCTACAAACAAAAGTTGAAAACATAGGCTCTATCGTAAAGCCTGACGAGATAAAGGCTAGGCTAAAAGAGATCGAGGACACTGAGCAAGACCCTGACTTTTGGCAAGATATCGCAAGAGCTGGAGCGCTAAATAAAGAAAAGACAAAAATTTCAAATATGCTTGCTAAATTTAGTGACGCCAACCAAGCAGTTAGCGACGCAAAGGAGTTATTTGAGCTAGCAAATTCTGAAAATGACGAGGAGACTATAAATTCTCTATTTGAAGATGCTAAAAATTTAGATGAAAAGATAGTAAATTTAGAAATTTCTATGCTTTTAAGTGGCGAAGATGACGGCAAAAACGCGATCGTATCGATACACCCAGGAGCTGGTGGCACTGAGAGCAACGACTGGGCGAGCATGCTTTATAGGATGTATCTTAGATTTTGCGAGCGTGAGGGCTTTAAGGTTGAGACTCTGGACTTTCAAGAGGGCGAAGAGGCGGGGTTAAAGGATGTGAGCTTTATCGTAAAAGGCGAAAACGCTTATGGTTACTTCAAGGCAGAAAATGGCATCCACAGGCTCGTTCGCACAAGTCCATTTGATAGCGCAGGACGCCGCCACACTAGCTTTTCTAGTGTCATGGTAAGCCCTGAAGTAGATGATGATATAGAGATCGAGATCGAAGAGAAGGATCTAAAGATAGACACTTATAGAGCCAGTGGCGCAGGCGGTCAGCACGTAAATAAGACTGAATCAGCCATCCGCATCACGCATATACCAACTGGCATCGTCGTGCAGTGTCAAAACGACCGCAGCCAGCACAAAAACAGAGCCACAGCGATGAAGATGCTAAAGTCGCGTCTTTACGAGCTTGAGCTGATGAAGCAGCAAGAGGCGAGCAACAGCGTCGAAAAGAGTGAGATCGGCTGGGGGCATCAGATAAGATCATACGTGCTTTTCCCGTATCAGCAGGTAAAAGACAACCGCAGCGGCGAGGCATACTCGCAAACTGACGCGATACTTGATGGTGATATCAAAAAGATGATAGAGGGCGTTTTAATCGCCCAAAAGGCTGAGGCGTAG
- a CDS encoding tetratricopeptide repeat protein → MKKYLLLLTALFFTGCLNVIGIGETPKQDDSWQQPKDEKVVQNKEQISKNAIDLLTPKCESGDAEACNDLGVNFELMKEYDNAYANYKKACDAKVQLACSNLGTLYENGLGVKKDPKKAVEIYKDSCNSGGVQACYHLGNAYRKGEIVKQDYYLAMEAYTNACNAGDLPSCANIGAMYELGLGMNKDEKRAYGIYKVACFRGLNKACPQMKRLGAKLGM, encoded by the coding sequence ATGAAAAAATATCTACTACTTTTAACTGCTCTATTTTTCACAGGCTGCTTAAACGTGATCGGCATCGGAGAGACGCCAAAGCAAGATGACTCATGGCAACAACCAAAGGACGAAAAGGTGGTGCAAAACAAAGAGCAAATTTCAAAAAATGCCATCGATCTTTTAACACCAAAGTGCGAGAGCGGCGATGCTGAAGCTTGCAACGATTTGGGTGTAAATTTTGAGCTTATGAAAGAGTATGACAATGCCTACGCAAACTACAAAAAGGCTTGCGATGCGAAGGTGCAGCTTGCTTGCTCAAACCTTGGCACACTCTATGAAAACGGCCTTGGCGTGAAAAAAGATCCAAAAAAAGCGGTCGAAATTTACAAAGATAGCTGCAACAGTGGCGGCGTACAAGCTTGCTACCACCTAGGAAACGCCTACCGCAAGGGCGAGATCGTAAAACAAGACTACTATCTAGCGATGGAGGCCTACACAAACGCTTGCAACGCTGGAGATCTCCCAAGCTGCGCAAATATCGGTGCGATGTATGAGCTAGGTCTTGGTATGAACAAGGATGAAAAGAGAGCTTATGGAATTTACAAAGTCGCTTGCTTTCGTGGTTTAAACAAGGCGTGCCCACAGATGAAAAGACTAGGCGCAAAGCTTGGCATGTAA